GTTTTTTACCAGTGGAAAAAGTAAGGATCCAGCACTTCTGTTAAGACATCTAGCACCCTCTTATGGATACAGAAGCACATATACAGTATCTGTTGCTGTTACACATTTAGTCTGTAAGGGAATTGCTGGATGATGAACTTTTGAATAAACGAGGGTCTACACCAGACGTTTCAATAGAGGAGCATTTCTCGGTTGTTTCTACTGAGAGGTTTTGGTTGACtcccctcttctttctctttatcTCCTATCATCTTCCACTTATATGTTCCATGTCCACAATGAGCCCATTAAGATAAACAAATACAGTGGCTTGATGCGTGCTTAGTGTCTCAGCCAAACTTTGTAGGtgtcaaaatattaaaatgtgtgcAAGTGAGGCTGGCAGGTCACCAATTTGTATTAACAGCATGTGTACAAGATGTGTTTCAGGTACAAAGGTGGTCTCTTTGACGTTTATTAACATGAATACACAGCTTTTTAACTGAGGAATTAAAATGGTATTTCTTAAGGCGGCAGATGACCTGGAGTCTCTGGCAATAGTCAACGTTCACCTTGTTTATGGCaggtgtttcatttcatttatttataaggCATAAACAGTACAGTGCAAGTCGTGTCTGGAAAACAGCATCTGTCTCTACCGTTGATCAGCAGGACGCGGATGTTCATGCGCTCTCCATCTCCAGTGCTACTCTCCACAAACAGATCCTTGTCTGCGTGAGGAAGAAAGAGCAAGTTAGAGAAACGTCACATTCTCATTTCAGGGGTGTTATTAGCGTGAACGTGTCGACTTTGTTTGCTCTCACCTGCGAGATTGGCACTGGAGGTCGTCGGCACAGGGGCAGTGGTCGCGGGGACCCTCCTGGTCCCAGGCCAGCATGTCCGCCAGCAGGTTGGGGCGGCTCAGACAGGACTCCCCCTTCTCCGGTTTGGGATTACAAACTGGAAACAACAGCTCTGCGGAGGCAGCGGAGAGAGGAAACAATGGCCCGGCCCGTCACAGTGGGGCACCCGAACACGAAATACGAAAGCCCACTTGAGACACCCGCGCCCCCCGATTCACAGACATAAAGAACGGTCTAagacaggggtctcaaactcgcggcccgcgggccaattgcggacgatattttgtggccccatccttaatatgaaagtgtaatgttagtgcggcccactgtcagctgctgtgtgggacatgttatgatgttctggtttcctactgtgtgcttgtccagtgaacgtggcatgcgtgtggctgacatggggggcgggtcgtgtgtgtcggccgaggtgcagagagcaggagggtgaaattcagtttcctgccctctttcgcgcaggtgatcatgtgactaaccgttagcatcgctcgtttaataaagttttcctttacgactcacactaacaacacatgaagcatctgacgtcaccgacgagcgtctccgtccatcactacgcagcttcgattcacgtaacttcacgtttggctataaaggaattccagggtcacatgaccttaggtctcccccgctgagttaaaggaggactagtgttgtagtctcattcggaccgatcccccagggtggggttcaatgactgcttttgaaagtgagtgttaagttgtgttattgtcgaccatgccgttcggacgctagtctggcccgcgttcggtggaagtgggctgcatctggcccgcagctgatttgagtttgagacccctggtctaaGGCAAAAGAACCGTCACCTCGTTGGAAGGCGCAGCAGAGATCTGGCCTGCAGTCTCTCTGACCCTGGCAGATGGATCCCTCCGTTCCTTTGGTGGCGTTGACCGTGCACTGACCCCACACGCACAACCGGTCCGAGCAACACTCCTCGTCCATAGTGCACGGCTGGGCGGGGACACACAAAACGAACGCACGCTTCTTATGTTTGGTGCAGCAGTATCCACTTGAGCTATCCGTCGAGCTGTTAGCGGTGGCCCCTTCAACTTTGCACGGGAGTAGAAATGCTAAATGCACACAGGGTAGGAAAGGGTGATCTTCATGCAGATGAATATTCCGTCAGTCACGATCTCGTGCGATTAGAGCCATTTGCCTTTTCTGTGACATTGATTTCGCGAGTGATTCGTGGCCTTTTTGCATCTTCCAAGTGACTATTTTATGGTAACTTTCGGAGATCACATGGATCATATGGATTATTTAAAACAGTGTCTCTGGTCACCGTTAAATTGTTTGTGCCGTCGATCGCAAACTCAAACCGTTGGGCTGAATCCCCACCATGTCCGTTTGTATGCAGGGGAGGCACTTGGAGTTCTCAATCTCGTACAAGCAGTATTTGAGGAGACCGCAGTCCTCATCCACCATGCACTCCTGGATTGAGAGATGACAAAAGGGTTACATGCATATATTTATGCCTACATCTTTAaatttacacaaataaaaaaacagcattgtgtgggttttaaacatttcaacttcattatttgtaattttgttgtatttattatagtattatat
The DNA window shown above is from Gasterosteus aculeatus chromosome X, fGasAcu3.hap1.1, whole genome shotgun sequence and carries:
- the LOC120809600 gene encoding dickkopf-related protein 3, which translates into the protein MCALRPLVRHTEPPLGGGKMSALALPLLLLLLPLTLCAWAAHGAVERRDAIGLNEMFREVEELMEDTRHLLEEAVEQITTESAKSSLTSPDETNKATMDGGRAVRVPYGADKETYNKTGYVHPPRVHAETSGHWNSADHECMVDEDCGLLKYCLYEIENSKCLPCIQTDMPCTMDEECCSDRLCVWGQCTVNATKGTEGSICQGQRDCRPDLCCAFQRELLFPVCNPKPEKGESCLSRPNLLADMLAWDQEGPRDHCPCADDLQCQSRRQGSVCGE